The Candidatus Aegiribacteria sp. genome contains the following window.
TGCCTGTTACTTCAAGACCTACGATGTACCGCGCAGGTTTCTCCTTCTTCTGTCGGGCCATTACCTCACGACCTATGAATTCTTTATTCGTCTTCAGTTTCACAACCCAGCCGAGTCTCGCTTCTATTGGAGTCGTGGTGTGATCGATATCATTGCCGTACAGAACGTAACCCACTTCAAGCCGGAGCGTATCTCTGGCGCCAAGGCCTACCGGTTTGATTTCATATTCTTCACCGGCCTTCATAACGGCATCCCAGACATCCGTAGCGTCTTCGGCCTTTATGTAAATCTCGAATCCGTCTTCGCCGGTATATCCGGTTCTTGCGATAAGAGCCTCTTTCCCCGCGAATGGACCTGAAGCGTGGCAGTAATAACCTATGCTTTCCAGATCTGCATCCGTGAGCTTCCCGGCAACTTTCTGCGCGTCAGGCCCCTGAATTGCGACAAGTGCGATATCATCGCTTTCATTCGTCAGGGTCATGTCATACCCTGTTGTATGATTGTTGACCCAGGCCCAGTCCTTTTCGATGTTTGATCCGTTAACGACCATGAGAAATTCTTCATCCGATATTCTGTATACGATAAGATCATCGACTATTCCACCGTCGGGATAGCACATGGTTGAATAATATGCCTTGCCCGGTTCCACATCAGAATCGTTTGTCAGAAGGTAATCGAGGAATCGAGATGCGT
Protein-coding sequences here:
- the gcvT gene encoding glycine cleavage system aminomethyltransferase GcvT: MDKKTPLYDRHVSLGAKLEPFAGYIMPIKYTTVKEEHNTVRKGVGVFDLSHMGEFRVKGKDASRFLDYLLTNDSDVEPGKAYYSTMCYPDGGIVDDLIVYRISDEEFLMVVNGSNIEKDWAWVNNHTTGYDMTLTNESDDIALVAIQGPDAQKVAGKLTDADLESIGYYCHASGPFAGKEALIARTGYTGEDGFEIYIKAEDATDVWDAVMKAGEEYEIKPVGLGARDTLRLEVGYVLYGNDIDHTTTPIEARLGWVVKLKTNKEFIGREVMARQKKEKPARYIVGLEVTGKGFPRHGAELFEGDRKVGIVTSGSLAPALGHGVCLAFVEKGFHKSGTELEAEVRGKRIPVKTVKLPFYKDGSRK